The following coding sequences are from one Paenibacillus sp. JDR-2 window:
- a CDS encoding ABC transporter permease, whose protein sequence is MKISQGLIMAVKSVLSNKLRTILSMLGILIGVATVIALVAMGKASSNEVASQVSTLGSPDSLSVTITGRGTVTSLSVDEALKLGDLNNVSGVAPITSTTGYAKYGRTQVSVSVEGITPEYEEVKDFSVQDGRYIAAPDINNKTKVALIGTQTAQDLFEDERVDPEDAVGRKITINGYIFTIVGLLESKGDSLTGSNDEKILIPISTAQKIFQVNGVTTINMKVTDTKQMTSVVSEVEANLYEKFRGNENAYRVLNQEEAMKTLNSVNETMNRQLIYVAAISLVVGGIGIMNIMLVSVTERTREIGIRKSLGAKKRDILFQFLVEAVVISGLGGLLGILIGNIASYIIGQVMKTPTEVPMNTMLLSFGFSAFVGVVFGYLPANKAASLRPVDALRHD, encoded by the coding sequence ATGAAGATTTCGCAGGGCCTCATAATGGCGGTCAAAAGCGTCTTATCGAACAAGCTTAGAACCATCCTTTCGATGCTCGGCATTCTAATTGGGGTTGCGACCGTTATTGCGCTTGTTGCAATGGGCAAGGCATCATCCAACGAAGTGGCAAGCCAGGTCTCGACGCTTGGAAGCCCGGATTCGCTTTCCGTTACGATTACAGGACGGGGTACGGTAACTTCTTTGTCCGTCGATGAGGCGCTGAAGCTTGGCGATTTGAATAACGTAAGCGGGGTTGCTCCCATTACAAGCACAACCGGCTATGCCAAATACGGTCGGACTCAAGTTTCCGTAAGCGTAGAGGGCATTACGCCTGAATATGAGGAAGTTAAAGACTTCAGCGTGCAGGACGGCCGGTACATTGCGGCTCCAGACATCAATAACAAGACGAAGGTAGCGTTAATCGGTACGCAGACCGCTCAAGACCTGTTCGAGGATGAGAGAGTGGATCCGGAGGATGCAGTCGGACGGAAGATTACGATTAACGGTTATATTTTCACCATTGTCGGCTTGTTGGAATCGAAGGGCGACTCGCTGACGGGCTCCAATGACGAGAAGATTCTTATCCCGATCTCGACAGCCCAGAAGATTTTTCAGGTTAATGGCGTAACCACGATTAATATGAAGGTAACGGACACCAAGCAAATGACTTCGGTTGTGAGCGAGGTGGAAGCGAACCTGTACGAGAAGTTCCGCGGCAACGAGAACGCCTACCGGGTACTTAATCAGGAAGAAGCGATGAAGACGCTGAATTCCGTTAACGAAACGATGAACCGTCAGCTGATCTATGTGGCAGCCATCTCGCTTGTTGTTGGCGGAATCGGGATTATGAATATTATGCTAGTCTCTGTAACGGAGCGTACCCGAGAAATTGGTATACGGAAATCGCTAGGCGCGAAGAAAAGGGATATCTTATTCCAGTTTCTTGTAGAAGCCGTCGTGATAAGCGGCCTCGGCGGACTACTCGGTATCCTTATCGGCAATATAGCCTCTTATATCATAGGCCAGGTCATGAAAACGCCAACCGAAGTACCGATGAATACGATGCTTCTGTCCTTTGGCTTCTCGGCCTTTGTTGGTGTCGTATTTGGATACCTGCCCGCCAACAAAGCAGCAAGTCTACGTCCGGTAGATGCGCTGCGCCATGACTAA
- a CDS encoding efflux RND transporter periplasmic adaptor subunit, whose product MKKWTLWLGIIIILAAAGGGAYYYYYMRDDKATTETPLAVQARAIKGDIKTSISGTGSVEANSRETVTAGKSGTIATLSFKEGDKVKKGQVLATFEDNDNYDDQIESINKNITKTKDQIADKQEEYKQAIGTENEEQSTKSIKDEIDDLESTIDDYNDQLAKIYEDQAKEVKQVIAPIDGEVTTSDISVGDEVQANTTIAEIVDYTHLEFVTSIDELDIPNVKLKQTAQITLSAITDHSLEATVSEIAKEGTSSNGSASYSVSLLLNDIDGVMVGMSGQADIVTEQSADAVLVPVNAVVEFGGKSYVRVPGTGSGTGTGTGAAGSGTAPSGSTSGQQGQRNQGTQGATGNEAAAAGGWQGRGGTGGNGEGGGRFQGAGGGTTTAGGGQGTGRNIAAADGGSQSGTGTTPGGAASGGGTTPGGAAQGTTPGGTIPGGTGQGNASGGNFPGGNGASGGQGGRNGMANQMRESITLGGQLKEVTVGISNETYVEIKSGLAEGDTVLIPVATGTQGMGSSSTQQQTQQFGGFGGGGFGGNFPTGGFGGGGGGGNVRTSTRAATGGGGGAR is encoded by the coding sequence ATGAAGAAGTGGACATTATGGCTTGGTATAATCATTATTCTTGCTGCCGCCGGCGGGGGCGCGTATTACTACTATTACATGCGCGACGATAAGGCAACAACCGAGACGCCTCTTGCCGTACAGGCTAGAGCGATCAAAGGCGATATTAAGACCTCGATAAGCGGTACGGGCTCGGTAGAGGCCAACTCGAGAGAGACGGTAACCGCAGGCAAAAGCGGCACGATTGCAACTCTTTCCTTCAAAGAAGGGGACAAAGTGAAGAAAGGGCAGGTGCTTGCCACTTTCGAGGACAACGATAATTATGATGATCAGATCGAGTCGATCAACAAAAATATCACCAAAACAAAAGATCAGATCGCTGACAAGCAAGAGGAATATAAACAGGCGATCGGCACCGAAAATGAAGAGCAATCGACGAAATCGATCAAGGATGAGATTGATGATCTAGAGTCCACCATTGATGATTATAACGATCAGCTTGCAAAAATCTATGAGGATCAAGCGAAAGAAGTGAAGCAGGTTATCGCTCCAATTGATGGTGAAGTCACAACCAGCGATATAAGCGTTGGCGATGAGGTTCAGGCGAATACAACCATCGCCGAGATTGTTGACTATACGCATCTTGAGTTTGTTACGAGCATTGATGAGCTGGATATTCCTAACGTTAAGCTGAAGCAAACGGCTCAAATTACGCTTAGCGCAATTACGGACCATTCCCTTGAAGCAACGGTATCCGAAATTGCGAAGGAAGGTACATCTTCCAACGGTTCCGCATCCTACAGCGTAAGCTTGCTGCTCAATGATATTGACGGCGTTATGGTGGGCATGTCCGGCCAGGCGGATATCGTAACGGAACAAAGCGCGGATGCCGTGCTTGTGCCGGTTAATGCGGTTGTTGAATTCGGCGGAAAATCCTATGTCCGCGTGCCTGGCACCGGAAGCGGAACAGGTACGGGAACAGGCGCAGCGGGTTCGGGTACGGCGCCGAGCGGATCAACAAGCGGACAGCAAGGCCAGCGCAATCAAGGTACGCAGGGCGCGACAGGCAATGAAGCGGCGGCTGCCGGCGGCTGGCAGGGCAGAGGCGGAACTGGCGGCAACGGCGAAGGCGGCGGCAGATTCCAAGGTGCCGGCGGAGGAACAACGACGGCGGGAGGCGGCCAAGGTACGGGACGCAATATCGCGGCTGCAGACGGAGGCAGTCAGAGTGGAACGGGAACAACTCCGGGAGGAGCGGCTTCAGGCGGAGGTACAACTCCAGGGGGAGCAGCGCAAGGCACAACGCCAGGCGGTACGATCCCTGGAGGAACTGGCCAGGGCAATGCATCGGGCGGTAATTTCCCTGGAGGCAACGGCGCATCGGGAGGCCAAGGCGGAAGAAACGGCATGGCTAACCAGATGAGAGAGAGCATTACGCTTGGCGGCCAACTGAAGGAAGTGACGGTAGGGATCAGCAACGAGACTTACGTGGAGATCAAATCCGGTCTAGCAGAAGGCGATACCGTTCTGATTCCGGTAGCAACAGGTACGCAAGGCATGGGCTCTTCCTCTACACAGCAGCAAACCCAGCAGTTCGGCGGTTTCGGCGGAGGCGGTTTTGGCGGTAACTTCCCAACTGGCGGCTTTGGCGGCGGAGGCGGAGGCGGAAATGTAAGAACCTCGACACGGGCAGCAACTGGCGGCGGCGGTGGTGCACGATGA
- the murA gene encoding UDP-N-acetylglucosamine 1-carboxyvinyltransferase codes for MTKIIVRGGQRLSGTVRVSGAKNAVLPILAASLLAAEGDSVICDVPLLDDVMTIQKVLASLGAKITYNNETMQISAGTISTFEAPYEFVRKMRASFLVMGPLLARIGKVRISLPGGCAIGTRPIDQHLKGFEAMGAEITLGHGFIEASTKTRLKGAKIYLDVASVGATENIMMAAALAEGTTTIENAAKEPEIVDLANYLNAMGAKVRGAGTGEIRIEGVKCMHGVTHNVIPDRVEAGTYMIAAAITGGDVFVENAIGDHLTPVISKLQEMGVEVMESDNGIRVRAPKALKSVDVKTLPHPGFPTDMQSQMMALLLASEGTSVVTETVFENRFMHVEEFKKMSAQIKVEGRSAFVTGNVPLVGAKVCATDLRAGAALICAGLRADGETEVSGIYHVDRGYVDITGKLAALGADIRRVEPEAAVAAAPAVELEPVGTYKREAAVLKVQPTWA; via the coding sequence ATGACCAAAATTATCGTCCGCGGAGGCCAGCGTCTATCGGGAACGGTCCGTGTCAGCGGTGCAAAAAATGCAGTACTTCCCATTTTGGCGGCCTCGTTATTAGCGGCGGAAGGAGACAGCGTCATCTGTGACGTTCCCCTCCTCGACGATGTAATGACCATTCAGAAAGTATTAGCTTCGTTAGGCGCAAAAATTACTTACAACAATGAGACGATGCAAATTTCTGCGGGGACGATTTCCACCTTTGAGGCTCCATACGAGTTTGTACGCAAAATGCGCGCATCCTTCCTCGTTATGGGTCCGCTTCTCGCCAGAATCGGCAAGGTCCGTATTTCGCTTCCGGGCGGCTGCGCGATTGGTACAAGACCGATTGACCAGCACCTGAAGGGCTTCGAGGCAATGGGAGCGGAGATTACGCTTGGACACGGCTTCATTGAAGCAAGTACTAAGACGCGTCTAAAAGGTGCGAAGATCTATCTGGATGTAGCCAGCGTCGGGGCAACGGAAAATATTATGATGGCCGCCGCTTTGGCGGAAGGCACAACAACGATCGAGAATGCGGCGAAAGAGCCGGAGATCGTTGATCTTGCTAACTACTTGAATGCCATGGGTGCCAAGGTTCGCGGTGCCGGTACCGGCGAGATCCGGATCGAAGGCGTTAAGTGTATGCATGGCGTAACGCATAACGTTATTCCCGACCGTGTGGAAGCAGGCACGTATATGATTGCTGCAGCAATCACGGGCGGAGACGTATTTGTGGAAAATGCGATTGGCGACCATTTGACGCCGGTCATTTCGAAGCTCCAGGAGATGGGCGTGGAAGTTATGGAATCGGATAACGGCATTCGTGTCCGTGCCCCTAAAGCGCTCAAATCGGTGGATGTGAAAACATTGCCGCATCCGGGCTTCCCGACTGACATGCAGTCGCAGATGATGGCGCTCTTGCTTGCATCGGAAGGAACCTCGGTTGTGACGGAGACGGTATTCGAGAACCGCTTCATGCATGTGGAAGAGTTCAAGAAGATGAGCGCGCAGATTAAGGTCGAAGGCCGTTCGGCATTCGTAACCGGCAATGTACCGCTTGTTGGCGCCAAAGTGTGCGCAACCGATCTACGCGCAGGCGCTGCGCTGATCTGTGCGGGTCTTCGCGCAGACGGCGAGACGGAAGTATCCGGCATTTACCACGTAGACCGCGGTTATGTCGATATTACCGGCAAGCTTGCCGCTCTGGGTGCGGATATTAGACGGGTTGAACCGGAAGCCGCGGTAGCCGCAGCGCCAGCCGTAGAGCTTGAGCCGGTCGGCACCTATAAGCGCGAAGCTGCAGTCTTGAAAGTACAGCCTACTTGGGCGTAA
- a CDS encoding ABC transporter ATP-binding protein produces MTGQSALIEMNDIVKYYKMAGEKMTVLHNVSLTVNHGDFLAIVGPSGSGKSTLMNIIGCLDVPNEGSYKLDGMEVRGQNDNRLTEMRNKKIGFIFQGYHLLPRLTALENCELPLIYRGLSAKERRSRAMEALERVGLGERVGHRQNELSGGQQQRVAIARALATNPPLLLADEPTGALDSKTGMEVLGMMEELNRAGQTIVLITHDMEVAQRARRTVIIRDGVLTEQKRRDSHEDFAGPHNGGQKRLIEQA; encoded by the coding sequence ATGACCGGGCAATCCGCGCTAATTGAAATGAATGATATCGTCAAATATTACAAAATGGCCGGAGAAAAAATGACGGTCCTGCATAATGTCTCGCTGACGGTCAACCATGGCGATTTTCTGGCCATTGTTGGCCCGTCCGGCTCGGGTAAGTCCACGTTGATGAATATCATCGGCTGTTTGGACGTACCGAATGAAGGCAGCTACAAGCTTGACGGCATGGAGGTTCGCGGACAAAACGACAACAGGCTGACGGAGATGCGCAATAAGAAGATCGGTTTTATCTTTCAAGGGTATCATCTGCTGCCCAGGCTGACGGCGCTCGAGAATTGCGAGCTTCCGCTTATCTACCGGGGATTGTCAGCGAAGGAAAGACGCAGCCGGGCGATGGAAGCGCTGGAGCGCGTTGGACTTGGAGAAAGGGTCGGCCATCGCCAGAATGAATTGTCCGGCGGCCAGCAGCAGCGCGTAGCGATTGCGCGGGCGCTAGCTACCAATCCGCCGCTCCTGCTGGCGGATGAGCCGACAGGCGCGCTTGATTCCAAGACAGGTATGGAAGTGCTCGGCATGATGGAGGAGCTTAACCGTGCCGGACAGACGATTGTACTGATCACGCATGATATGGAAGTTGCCCAGCGTGCCAGACGTACGGTTATTATCCGAGATGGGGTGTTGACGGAGCAGAAAAGGAGGGACAGCCATGAAGATTTCGCAGGGCCTCATAATGGCGGTCAAAAGCGTCTTATCGAACAAGCTTAG
- a CDS encoding S8 family serine peptidase, with the protein MRRDALGSVLKRTLPALLLAGILACGAAMPAAPAGLAPAGAAAAGKAAAGAPAGAKEEPQGWLLKWREPAQAHELRGTRVLRRQSSEAAEVWLVQPADSGADASAWAARLQREPGVEYVHPNERVHILAAEQTAADDPEIGKQTYLKQIGALEAWKTVRTQTDLTIAIVDTGIDLDHPDLKRNLVPGTNFVQPNKPPDDDNGHGTAVAGVIAAAGNNGLGVSGILWEAKLMPIKALDSQGDGTERDLGEAILYAVRNGARIVVMSVGLNRYSPYMLDIVNYAESKGVLLVAAAGNDGLTHGDKAEVKYPAAYPTVLGVSGAKPDNTPDPRSNPGPEIDLAASWNVYTTAMGGRYKREEGTSMAAPQVAAAAALVWARYPSLEPYQVRELLRQSAKDIGAPGLDDKSGYGLLQVDKAVTMTAKSDRFEPNGTRASAKPLPAGKQVTALLSGGSDLDWYTLDAPYDGTITLNFEGLPPEGSATPAVRLSHYAGDTLKASAETKLGSRVVDFAVKKGKQAFLIQYMNTDMDLKLPYLLTATFSMAPDSYEPNDKPYEAFTLQPRSQSITGSFHQLADRDWYAVTFTQGGTLSLRVTTNTVRIDPELAVQQAGQALMSYDEEREGEAEQSPVLTVSPGKYYIRVHNAIASEASPTVGTYTLKMDYVPKYVDPNEPNDKYYEALMTTSGTEYVGVIGSASDVDWFQIRLASTSVVDLNLFNVPAGKMMKLEAYDKKQKLVFTQLTGRSGSLQAANKVLQPGVYYIKLTANGAFDKQYYRFKVKFDPLVAGFRDIGSHWSRDAVVEMSQLGIVSGTGPYTFEPNRPITRAEAVAMAIKAYKPVVYGMPSDVRFKDLDYDHWAYEAIAKAVQKGWIKGFPDGTFRPEQPVTRAEMAMIIGYADQVRPVAPLGNPFKDVGRNHWAAPMLNALKLKGVISGTEDNVYEPGKKASRAEFTTILYRVYRH; encoded by the coding sequence ATGAGAAGAGATGCTCTCGGCAGCGTATTGAAAAGAACCCTCCCCGCGCTTCTCCTCGCGGGGATTCTCGCCTGCGGGGCGGCTATGCCCGCCGCCCCTGCAGGCTTAGCCCCGGCTGGGGCCGCTGCGGCGGGCAAAGCCGCCGCCGGCGCCCCCGCCGGGGCAAAAGAGGAGCCGCAAGGCTGGCTCCTCAAATGGCGCGAACCCGCGCAGGCGCATGAGCTGCGCGGGACGCGTGTGCTCCGCCGCCAGAGCAGCGAGGCGGCGGAGGTCTGGCTCGTCCAGCCTGCGGACAGCGGGGCGGACGCCAGTGCTTGGGCCGCCCGGCTGCAACGCGAGCCGGGCGTGGAATACGTGCACCCGAATGAGCGGGTGCATATCCTCGCAGCGGAGCAGACCGCGGCGGATGATCCTGAAATCGGCAAGCAGACCTACCTGAAGCAGATTGGCGCGCTGGAAGCTTGGAAGACCGTGCGGACGCAGACCGATCTGACCATTGCGATTGTGGATACGGGGATTGATCTTGATCACCCGGATTTGAAGCGGAATCTGGTTCCCGGCACCAACTTTGTGCAGCCGAACAAACCGCCGGATGACGATAACGGACACGGAACCGCGGTGGCTGGCGTTATTGCGGCTGCGGGCAATAACGGTTTAGGGGTAAGCGGCATTCTATGGGAAGCCAAGCTGATGCCAATTAAAGCGCTTGACTCGCAGGGAGACGGCACGGAACGCGATTTAGGGGAGGCCATCCTGTATGCGGTCCGTAACGGTGCCCGGATTGTTGTCATGTCGGTTGGCCTTAACCGTTACTCGCCTTATATGCTGGACATCGTTAATTACGCCGAAAGCAAAGGCGTGCTCCTTGTTGCGGCCGCAGGCAACGACGGTCTGACCCACGGGGATAAAGCGGAAGTCAAATATCCCGCCGCTTATCCGACTGTGCTTGGCGTCAGCGGAGCGAAGCCGGACAACACGCCGGATCCGCGTTCGAACCCCGGACCGGAAATCGATCTTGCGGCATCCTGGAATGTATATACGACCGCAATGGGAGGACGCTATAAAAGAGAAGAAGGGACGTCCATGGCGGCCCCGCAGGTTGCGGCTGCGGCTGCGCTGGTCTGGGCCCGTTATCCTTCGCTTGAGCCTTACCAGGTGAGGGAGCTTCTCCGCCAGTCCGCCAAGGATATCGGTGCGCCCGGCTTGGATGACAAATCCGGATACGGTCTGCTGCAGGTGGATAAAGCCGTTACGATGACGGCGAAGTCCGACCGCTTCGAGCCTAACGGCACCCGTGCGAGCGCCAAGCCGCTGCCGGCAGGCAAACAGGTTACGGCGCTGCTCTCCGGCGGAAGCGATCTGGATTGGTATACGTTGGATGCTCCCTATGACGGCACCATAACGCTGAATTTTGAAGGTCTGCCCCCCGAAGGCAGCGCAACGCCGGCTGTCCGTCTATCGCATTATGCCGGCGACACGCTGAAGGCTTCGGCAGAGACCAAGCTCGGGAGCCGCGTAGTTGATTTTGCTGTGAAAAAGGGCAAGCAAGCATTTCTGATTCAATATATGAACACGGACATGGACCTGAAGCTGCCTTATCTGTTGACGGCAACCTTCAGCATGGCCCCGGACAGCTACGAGCCTAATGACAAACCGTACGAGGCGTTTACGCTTCAGCCGCGCAGCCAGAGCATCACCGGCTCGTTTCATCAGCTTGCCGACAGAGACTGGTATGCGGTGACGTTTACGCAAGGCGGTACGCTTAGTCTGCGGGTAACGACCAATACGGTACGGATTGATCCTGAGCTTGCGGTTCAGCAGGCGGGGCAGGCGCTCATGTCTTACGACGAGGAGCGGGAAGGCGAGGCCGAACAGTCTCCCGTTCTAACCGTTTCACCGGGCAAATACTATATCCGGGTGCACAATGCGATAGCTTCCGAAGCAAGTCCCACCGTCGGAACCTACACGCTAAAGATGGACTACGTTCCCAAATACGTGGATCCCAATGAGCCCAACGATAAATATTACGAAGCGCTAATGACAACCTCCGGCACGGAATACGTCGGGGTAATAGGCAGCGCAAGCGATGTTGACTGGTTCCAAATCCGACTTGCGTCAACAAGTGTCGTAGACCTGAATTTGTTTAACGTTCCGGCAGGCAAAATGATGAAGCTGGAAGCATACGATAAGAAGCAGAAGCTGGTCTTTACTCAACTGACCGGACGAAGCGGATCGCTTCAAGCCGCAAATAAGGTTCTGCAGCCTGGCGTGTACTACATAAAACTTACGGCAAACGGCGCTTTTGACAAGCAGTATTACCGTTTTAAAGTGAAGTTCGATCCGCTCGTGGCAGGCTTCCGCGATATCGGCAGCCATTGGTCGAGGGACGCAGTCGTGGAGATGAGCCAGCTTGGCATCGTGAGCGGCACCGGTCCTTATACCTTTGAACCGAACCGTCCGATTACCCGCGCGGAAGCGGTAGCGATGGCAATCAAAGCGTATAAGCCGGTCGTATACGGCATGCCTTCCGATGTCCGCTTCAAGGATCTGGATTACGATCATTGGGCTTACGAAGCGATTGCCAAGGCGGTTCAGAAGGGATGGATAAAAGGATTCCCGGATGGGACCTTCCGTCCGGAACAACCGGTAACAAGAGCCGAGATGGCGATGATTATCGGTTATGCGGATCAGGTAAGGCCCGTAGCGCCGCTTGGCAATCCGTTCAAGGATGTCGGGCGTAACCATTGGGCTGCTCCGATGTTGAACGCACTGAAGCTGAAGGGGGTTATCAGCGGTACGGAGGACAATGTATACGAGCCGGGCAAAAAAGCAAGCAGGGCGGAGTTTACAACGATTTTATACCGGGTATATAGACATTAA
- a CDS encoding DUF1146 family protein — translation MGIDQMVNDAQNATGTIALFSIVVNLFSIVFVWYILQEIKLDVFFKFPRSPKARMFQVVMAVVIGHGFAGFILDYWNWTKLLRYFVE, via the coding sequence ATGGGTATCGATCAAATGGTGAACGATGCGCAAAATGCAACCGGGACCATCGCGTTATTTTCAATCGTCGTTAATTTATTCAGTATAGTATTCGTCTGGTATATCCTGCAGGAGATCAAGCTGGATGTATTCTTTAAATTCCCGCGCAGTCCGAAGGCAAGGATGTTTCAGGTTGTCATGGCGGTTGTTATCGGTCATGGCTTCGCCGGTTTTATACTCGATTATTGGAACTGGACGAAGCTCCTGCGGTATTTTGTCGAATAA
- the spoIID gene encoding stage II sporulation protein D, producing the protein MRYVIGRPKRAIRRPGSRWLAAVCWTAFGIGIVMSISVLLATSAYRSAESSSAGSDRFQGESSGVTSSNKASADGFGQAPLPSPSGKPNSAASSKETYITVYLTKEQRTERVTLETYVRGVVAGEMPADFGLEALKAQAIAARTYIVRRIELDDHSGMPATGAASRADVTDTIDHQIYISIDKLKELWPKGEQESRMAKLNKAVSETRGEVITYEGEPIQAVFFSTSNGYTENSEQYFQEELPYLRSVASPWDKQLSPRYQETVKLQLSDFNARLGLASKKKPVIRVLDKTEGNRIADILIDGKTYTGREVREKLGLASSEFTWKLDGDEIDITTFGYGHGVGMSQWGANGMAEEGKSAEQIVTYYYTGTKVEQASKLAAKFR; encoded by the coding sequence ATGAGATACGTAATAGGCAGACCGAAACGGGCGATCAGGCGTCCCGGCAGCAGGTGGTTAGCCGCTGTATGCTGGACAGCCTTCGGAATTGGAATAGTGATGAGTATTTCTGTACTGCTGGCGACTTCCGCATACCGGAGCGCCGAATCAAGCAGTGCCGGATCTGATCGGTTCCAGGGGGAGAGCAGCGGCGTAACGTCTAGCAATAAGGCGTCTGCCGACGGGTTCGGGCAGGCGCCTTTGCCGTCTCCATCCGGAAAGCCGAACTCGGCGGCAAGCAGCAAGGAAACGTATATTACGGTCTATTTAACAAAGGAGCAACGTACGGAGCGGGTTACGCTGGAGACCTATGTCAGAGGCGTAGTTGCGGGGGAAATGCCCGCCGATTTTGGTCTTGAGGCGTTAAAGGCCCAGGCTATCGCCGCACGTACTTATATAGTGAGAAGGATTGAGCTTGATGATCATAGCGGCATGCCGGCAACCGGTGCGGCGTCCCGGGCCGATGTCACCGATACGATTGATCATCAAATCTATATTTCGATCGATAAGCTAAAGGAGCTTTGGCCAAAGGGTGAACAGGAGTCGAGAATGGCGAAGCTGAACAAAGCCGTAAGCGAGACTCGCGGGGAAGTGATTACCTATGAAGGCGAACCGATTCAGGCGGTATTTTTCTCCACGAGCAACGGGTATACGGAAAACTCGGAGCAATACTTTCAGGAGGAGCTTCCCTATCTTCGAAGCGTAGCAAGCCCTTGGGACAAACAGCTTTCGCCCCGCTATCAGGAGACGGTGAAGCTGCAACTCTCTGATTTTAATGCAAGACTAGGGCTGGCCAGCAAGAAAAAGCCGGTTATACGGGTGCTGGATAAAACAGAGGGAAACCGAATTGCCGATATTCTGATAGACGGCAAGACGTACACCGGACGGGAAGTGCGGGAGAAGCTTGGACTTGCTTCCTCAGAATTTACATGGAAGCTGGATGGGGACGAGATTGATATAACGACCTTTGGCTACGGTCATGGAGTGGGCATGAGCCAATGGGGAGCCAACGGCATGGCGGAAGAAGGGAAAAGCGCCGAGCAAATCGTAACCTACTATTATACGGGCACAAAAGTCGAACAAGCTTCGAAGCTTGCAGCGAAATTTCGTTAA